A region of Lepeophtheirus salmonis chromosome 13, UVic_Lsal_1.4, whole genome shotgun sequence DNA encodes the following proteins:
- the LOC121128525 gene encoding uncharacterized protein translates to MDRQDTGTCFYRKCSQVVSARNLQYEMALRILQEEEYLGPSDFSNILRRKRRKRQIRPTINPMLGNMTDVMDNQDGELDSNDMENLDFIPEMTLMTVATVVMLGAIYFFLAPNNALLALSSVSAPLPGSPGGGMPIPSNPSDFSQTTQEGTQLAPSGTLPLSVFPPFATPRRVPAVCVLFKEASRPGWSTQRILQQISLVFRRLRNRFIFGRTRNTLIIDPNEIFGFACNLTQTEKCFTINFNGDLDSCQPSQLLILESRQIGESFYSTAEKMCRTISSGVC, encoded by the exons ATGGATCGTCAAGACACTGGTACTTGCTTCTATAGGAAGTGCAGTCAAGTCGTGTCTGCAAGAAATTTACAGTACGAAATGGCTTTACGAATATTacaagaagaagaatatttgGGGCCCTCCGACTTTTCAAACATTCTGAGGAGGAAACGGAGGAAAAGACAGATTAGACCAACAATTAATCCAATGCTTGGAAATATGACCGACGTTATGGATAATCAAG ATGGTGAACTTGACAGCAATGACatggaaaatttggattttatcCCAGAAATGACGCTTATGACTGTAGCAACAGTTGTAATGCTGGGAgctatttatttctttctaGCACCAAATAATGCTCTTTTAGCTTTAAGTTCAGTGAGTGCACCTCTTCCTGGTTCACCTGGAGGGGGTATGCCAATACCCTCAAACCCAAGTGACTTTTCACAAACAACTCAGGAAGGAACTCAACTTGCACCAAGTGGCACCCTTCCCCTTTCTGTTTTCCCTCCGTTTGCTACACCCAGAAGGGTTCCTGcagtttgtgttttatttaaagaagCATCCAGACCCGGATGGAGTACACAAAGGATTCTCCAACAAATCAGTTTAGTTTTTCGGAGACTAAGGAACAGATTCATCTTCGGAAGAACACGAAATACTCTTATAATTGAtccaaatgaaatttttggatttgCTTGCAATTTAACACAGACTGAAAAATGTTTCACAATAAACTTTAATGGTGACTTGGATTCATGTCAACCCTCCCAGCTCCTTATTTTAGAGAGCCGACAAATTGGAGAATCATTTTATTCAACGGCTGAGAAGATGTGTCGAACTATAAGTTCAGGAGTGTGTTAA